The following are encoded together in the Thermomonas brevis genome:
- a CDS encoding ketosteroid isomerase-related protein → MNTSNLIAAYYDAFNRGDREAMLSMLTDDVAHDLNQGARETGRDAFRAFLQRMDRCYGEQLRDIVVMVSADGLRAGAEYVVHGEYKVTDEGLPEAEGQRYVLPGGAFFDVRDGKIARVTNYYNLDDWIAQVGGNR, encoded by the coding sequence ATGAACACTTCGAATCTGATTGCCGCCTACTACGACGCCTTCAATCGCGGCGACCGCGAGGCCATGTTGTCGATGCTGACCGATGACGTCGCCCACGACCTGAACCAAGGGGCGCGCGAAACCGGCCGCGATGCGTTCCGCGCTTTCCTGCAACGCATGGATCGCTGCTACGGCGAGCAGTTGCGCGACATCGTGGTGATGGTCAGCGCCGACGGCCTGCGCGCGGGCGCCGAATACGTGGTGCACGGCGAATACAAGGTGACCGACGAGGGGCTGCCGGAAGCCGAAGGCCAGCGCTACGTGCTGCCGGGCGGCGCGTTCTTCGACGTCCGTGACGGCAAAATCGCGCGCGTCACCAACTACTACAACCTGGACGACTGGATCGCCCAGGTTGGCGGGAACCGCTGA
- a CDS encoding LysR family transcriptional regulator, giving the protein MNKEFELLRIFRVTAESSSFRDAAVRLGTSPQGVTRAIQRLEQHYGEMLFHRTTRQVRITAFGEGLLEQVRPALERFEDLWRIPGADQQASLSGTVRITAPHSLGTRAVLPALERVAARHPGITLDVRLSDRVSNPVDEGIDVGIRVGFMRDSRFVARKAADMRLPIVAAPRLIKKVGVPEGIESLARLPVTAAVDINTGRPWPWHFKAGHQWTPTSPAFIADNADMEMGAALAGIAFAQLADYMAAPYIASGKLVQVLEQEGPPAWGLYVYRPQRGPVSGRVRVVFDELRAAVGSLPVLR; this is encoded by the coding sequence GTGAACAAGGAATTCGAGCTGCTACGTATCTTCCGAGTGACGGCAGAGAGCAGCAGTTTTCGTGACGCGGCGGTCCGGCTCGGAACGTCTCCACAAGGCGTCACGCGTGCCATTCAGCGACTGGAGCAGCACTACGGCGAGATGTTGTTCCATCGAACCACACGGCAGGTGCGCATCACGGCTTTTGGCGAGGGCTTGCTGGAACAGGTGCGTCCTGCCCTGGAGCGCTTCGAAGACCTGTGGCGGATACCTGGTGCGGATCAGCAGGCTTCCCTGTCGGGCACGGTTCGGATCACCGCGCCACACAGCCTCGGCACCAGGGCAGTTCTACCCGCATTGGAGCGCGTTGCCGCGCGCCATCCCGGCATCACGCTGGACGTGCGCCTATCCGATCGCGTCAGCAACCCCGTTGACGAAGGAATCGACGTCGGGATCAGGGTCGGATTCATGCGTGACAGCCGCTTCGTTGCGCGAAAGGCGGCCGACATGCGGCTTCCGATCGTTGCGGCTCCGCGCCTGATCAAGAAAGTGGGCGTACCTGAAGGGATCGAATCGCTAGCAAGGTTGCCGGTTACAGCTGCCGTGGATATCAATACCGGCCGCCCTTGGCCTTGGCACTTCAAGGCGGGACACCAGTGGACGCCCACTTCGCCGGCCTTCATCGCAGATAACGCCGATATGGAAATGGGGGCGGCGTTGGCCGGGATTGCCTTCGCTCAACTGGCCGACTACATGGCGGCTCCTTACATCGCCAGCGGAAAGCTCGTGCAGGTACTGGAGCAGGAGGGACCTCCTGCATGGGGGTTGTACGTCTACCGGCCTCAGCGCGGGCCCGTATCAGGCAGGGTTCGGGTGGTGTTTGATGAGTTGCGCGCCGCGGTTGGATCGCTACCTGTTTTGCGCTAA
- a CDS encoding acetate kinase: MTTRRLLALNVGSSTLKGASYLLNAEVPGAQPRVVERSRVEISVGPDAQERLATLLETLSETAAGPEVVVHRIVHGGDLHESRELDEAVLAKLDALVPFAPLHQPLALAFARAARLRWLQARQGVAFDTDFHASLAPWSRRLPIPEAWDALGIRRYGFHGLAFASALRIVASHDAGILQSRAVFAHLGGGCSVCAVEDGRSRDTTMALTPLGGIPSPTRSGDLDPGALLYLLRHEGLDAQTLEEGLSRAAGLAGIAGHGDMRMLLADPDPQAQLAVELFAVRIAQAIAAMATAIGGVDHVVFSGGIGHRAPGLRARIVARLGWLGLALASRDNDAGAIRIDGGSGPAIWNVAIDEERELAESALAWL; encoded by the coding sequence ATGACCACGCGCCGGCTTCTGGCACTCAACGTTGGCTCGTCCACCCTCAAGGGCGCGTCCTACCTGTTGAACGCTGAGGTGCCGGGCGCACAGCCTCGCGTCGTCGAGCGCTCCCGGGTCGAGATTTCAGTCGGCCCGGATGCGCAAGAGCGCCTTGCCACCCTGCTCGAAACCTTGTCGGAAACGGCGGCCGGCCCTGAGGTGGTGGTCCACCGGATCGTGCACGGCGGTGACCTTCACGAGTCCCGTGAGCTCGACGAAGCTGTGCTCGCGAAACTGGATGCATTGGTGCCGTTCGCGCCCTTGCACCAGCCGCTCGCACTCGCCTTCGCGCGCGCCGCGCGGCTGCGATGGCTGCAAGCCCGCCAGGGCGTGGCCTTCGACACCGACTTTCACGCCTCACTCGCCCCCTGGAGCCGGCGTCTACCCATCCCCGAAGCATGGGATGCGCTGGGTATCCGCCGCTACGGTTTCCATGGGCTTGCCTTTGCCTCCGCGCTGCGGATCGTCGCCAGCCACGACGCCGGAATCCTGCAGAGCCGCGCCGTCTTCGCGCATCTGGGCGGTGGCTGCAGCGTCTGCGCCGTCGAAGATGGTAGGAGCCGCGACACCACCATGGCGCTCACTCCGCTGGGTGGAATCCCGAGCCCTACCCGCTCCGGGGATCTCGATCCCGGTGCGTTGCTTTATCTGCTCCGGCACGAAGGTCTGGATGCGCAGACGCTTGAAGAGGGTCTGTCCCGCGCTGCCGGCCTTGCCGGCATTGCCGGGCATGGCGACATGCGCATGCTGCTCGCCGACCCCGACCCCCAGGCGCAGCTTGCCGTGGAGCTGTTCGCAGTCCGGATTGCGCAGGCCATTGCGGCCATGGCCACGGCAATCGGGGGCGTTGACCATGTGGTCTTTTCCGGCGGCATCGGCCATCGCGCGCCCGGCCTGCGTGCTCGCATCGTCGCGCGCCTGGGCTGGCTTGGTCTGGCGCTGGCGTCTCGCGACAACGATGCAGGAGCCATACGGATCGATGGCGGGAGTGGGCCGGCGATCTGGAACGTCGCGATCGATGAGGAACGCGAGCTGGCTGAATCGGCACTGGCCTGGCTGTAG
- a CDS encoding heavy metal translocating P-type ATPase produces the protein MTQHNHHHQDHQAHSEQSLVSRKRGDGDAHAGHDKHAGHSAAGFRDKFWLTLLLTIPTLIWSGMIQHWFDYTAPQFPGAAYIPAMFGTVVYFYGGSPFLRGGYQELRSRLPGMMTLISLAITVAFVYSAVVTLGLVEGLDLWWELATLVAIMLLGHWIEMRSINQAQGALKELAKLLPDMAVRLDEAGTTKEIPVAELRRGDLLLIRPGASIPADGVVKEGTSAVNEAMITGESKPMDKSAGDRVIAGTVNGQGSLRVEVTGTGDETALAGIMRLVEQAQTSRSRAQALADRAAFYLTIIAIVSAAITAIVWPLLGRPWGFTIERVVTVLVIACPHALGLAIPLVTAISTTIGARNGLLVRDRRGLEEARLLNTVVFDKTGTLTLGSHRVVKTTAADGFPDDEVLRVAASVQRDAEHPIAQALMTSAKEHGIEVPLSQDFESMPGRGVRALVEGRRLHVGGPALLKMLAAELPETLRRAAESAAADGQSATYLVEGNQVLAVFAIADAIRPESFDAVKRLHDNGLEVVLLTGDSTAVGNAVAKELAIDAVFAEVLPEDKVAKIEELQAQGKRVAMVGDGVNDAPALLTADVGIAIGTGTDVAVEAGDVVLVRSDPRDVPAIIALSKATYRKMIQNLWWAAGYNIVAIPLAAGVLAAWGILLQPALGAVLMSLSTIVVAINAQLLRRAVRSR, from the coding sequence ATGACGCAACACAACCACCATCATCAAGATCACCAGGCACATAGCGAACAATCGCTTGTTTCCCGCAAGCGTGGCGATGGCGACGCCCATGCCGGGCACGATAAGCATGCCGGCCACAGCGCGGCGGGCTTCCGCGACAAGTTCTGGCTCACGCTGCTGCTGACCATCCCCACGTTGATCTGGAGCGGGATGATCCAGCATTGGTTCGACTACACCGCACCGCAGTTCCCGGGCGCGGCGTACATCCCCGCGATGTTCGGCACGGTCGTGTACTTCTACGGCGGCTCGCCGTTCCTCCGCGGCGGATACCAGGAACTGCGCAGTCGTTTGCCGGGGATGATGACGCTGATCTCGCTTGCGATCACCGTCGCCTTTGTTTACAGCGCCGTGGTCACGCTCGGCCTTGTCGAGGGACTGGATCTGTGGTGGGAGCTGGCGACGCTGGTGGCGATCATGTTGCTCGGCCACTGGATCGAGATGCGTTCGATCAACCAGGCACAGGGCGCGCTCAAGGAGCTCGCGAAGCTGCTGCCTGACATGGCGGTGCGGTTGGATGAGGCCGGTACCACGAAGGAAATCCCCGTCGCGGAACTGAGGCGCGGCGACCTGCTGCTCATCCGGCCCGGCGCCAGCATTCCTGCCGACGGCGTAGTGAAGGAAGGGACCAGCGCCGTCAACGAAGCGATGATCACCGGCGAGTCCAAGCCGATGGACAAGTCGGCGGGCGACCGGGTGATCGCCGGCACCGTCAACGGACAGGGCTCGCTGCGTGTCGAAGTGACGGGGACCGGCGACGAGACGGCACTCGCGGGCATCATGCGGCTCGTCGAACAGGCCCAGACGTCGCGCTCGCGCGCCCAGGCCCTGGCGGATCGCGCGGCGTTCTACCTCACGATCATCGCCATCGTCTCCGCCGCCATCACCGCTATCGTCTGGCCACTCCTGGGCCGACCGTGGGGCTTCACGATCGAGCGCGTAGTGACGGTTCTCGTGATCGCCTGCCCCCATGCGCTGGGTCTGGCCATCCCGCTGGTGACCGCCATCTCGACCACGATCGGCGCACGCAACGGCCTGCTCGTGCGCGATCGACGCGGCCTCGAAGAGGCCCGCCTGCTGAACACGGTCGTGTTTGACAAGACAGGTACGCTCACCCTCGGTTCGCATCGCGTGGTGAAGACCACCGCCGCTGATGGATTCCCCGACGACGAGGTGCTTCGCGTGGCCGCGTCCGTCCAGCGGGATGCCGAACATCCGATCGCGCAGGCACTGATGACCAGCGCCAAGGAACATGGCATCGAAGTCCCGCTTTCGCAGGACTTCGAGTCCATGCCAGGTCGCGGCGTACGCGCACTCGTCGAGGGGCGCCGGCTTCATGTCGGTGGGCCAGCGCTACTGAAAATGCTCGCCGCCGAACTGCCGGAGACGTTGCGGCGGGCCGCCGAATCAGCGGCAGCCGACGGCCAGTCGGCAACCTACCTGGTGGAGGGCAACCAGGTGCTCGCCGTGTTCGCCATCGCCGATGCCATCCGCCCGGAGTCTTTCGATGCGGTCAAGCGGCTGCACGATAACGGACTGGAGGTGGTGCTGCTGACGGGTGATTCCACGGCGGTCGGCAATGCGGTCGCGAAGGAACTCGCCATCGACGCCGTCTTCGCCGAAGTCCTGCCCGAGGACAAGGTGGCGAAAATCGAGGAGCTGCAGGCCCAGGGCAAGCGCGTTGCAATGGTGGGCGACGGCGTCAACGACGCGCCGGCGCTGCTCACGGCCGATGTCGGCATCGCCATCGGCACAGGGACGGACGTCGCCGTCGAGGCCGGTGACGTCGTCCTCGTGCGCAGCGACCCGCGCGACGTGCCGGCGATCATTGCATTGAGCAAGGCAACCTACCGCAAGATGATCCAGAACTTGTGGTGGGCCGCCGGCTACAACATCGTCGCCATCCCTCTGGCCGCAGGGGTTCTCGCCGCATGGGGGATCCTGCTGCAACCTGCGCTCGGGGCGGTGCTCATGTCGCTAAGCACGATAGTTGTCGCCATCAATGCGCAGCTGTTGCGCCGGGCGGTACGGTCCCGATGA
- a CDS encoding ABC1 kinase family protein, whose protein sequence is MAGTVRRGGQIAWAGLKLGVAVLRLRRRAPERLPAYVSATLVGLGTTFVKLGQGLSLRWDLLPVPYREALSRLHSDVPAFPAEQARRSVEQAFGAPVDALFASFDDRALAAASVAQIHPARMHDGRDVVVKITRPGIHAQVQADLRLLRRTVRVAQWLWPPLTRHRPLELVDELGAFLRDEIDMRHEAQNMRRMARVLDALPGITQPHVVEPYAARDVMVQDRSHGTRLEAAYGTAAAPALARELLDAYVHQLFGAGVFHADPHPGNLFFFDDGRLCLHDFGSIGVLDPASRLALGGMVEAIAADDAEGVLDAAIALGFFPPQVERRSHVREIHLILAEMASRPLAEWSIAEAIWRVARIGQGAGFRLPSHLLALIRTLFLVENTLRALDPDLDLMGSLSAQASDIADIADASRPGGNRPLAMRLARTARQLPQIATDLLRQAQLSDGRPALSVHHHGLAPTHEALARTGNRLALALVTLGLYVSGALLSLHSDGPQVFGHLPVMAVLAFTAAGLLSLRLVMAIARSGHL, encoded by the coding sequence ATGGCCGGCACGGTGCGCCGCGGAGGTCAGATCGCCTGGGCCGGACTGAAGCTCGGAGTCGCCGTGCTGCGCCTGCGCCGGCGCGCACCCGAACGGCTTCCCGCGTACGTCAGCGCCACCTTGGTCGGGCTGGGCACCACCTTCGTCAAGCTGGGCCAGGGCTTGAGCCTGCGTTGGGACCTACTGCCGGTGCCCTATCGGGAGGCGCTGTCGCGACTGCACAGCGATGTGCCGGCGTTTCCTGCGGAGCAGGCGAGGCGCAGCGTCGAGCAGGCGTTCGGCGCACCGGTCGACGCGCTCTTCGCCAGCTTCGATGACAGGGCGCTGGCCGCGGCTTCAGTCGCCCAGATCCACCCGGCGCGCATGCATGACGGACGCGACGTGGTCGTCAAGATCACCCGCCCCGGCATCCATGCCCAGGTGCAGGCCGACCTGCGGCTGCTGCGGCGCACGGTGCGCGTGGCCCAGTGGCTGTGGCCGCCGCTCACGCGGCACCGCCCGCTCGAGCTCGTCGACGAACTGGGTGCCTTCCTGCGCGACGAGATCGACATGCGCCACGAAGCACAGAACATGCGTCGCATGGCCAGGGTGCTTGACGCCCTGCCCGGCATCACCCAGCCACACGTCGTCGAACCTTACGCCGCCCGAGACGTGATGGTCCAGGATCGAAGCCACGGCACCCGCCTCGAGGCCGCCTACGGAACAGCGGCCGCTCCCGCGCTGGCGAGGGAGCTGCTGGATGCCTACGTGCATCAGCTGTTCGGCGCCGGCGTATTCCATGCAGATCCCCATCCAGGGAATCTGTTCTTCTTCGACGACGGTCGCCTGTGCCTGCATGATTTCGGCTCGATCGGCGTGCTCGACCCGGCTTCCCGGCTCGCGCTGGGCGGCATGGTCGAGGCCATCGCGGCCGACGATGCCGAGGGCGTGCTGGATGCGGCAATCGCCCTGGGCTTCTTCCCGCCGCAGGTCGAACGGCGCTCGCACGTGCGCGAGATCCACCTGATCCTGGCCGAGATGGCCAGCCGTCCGCTGGCGGAGTGGTCCATCGCCGAGGCGATCTGGCGCGTGGCGCGGATTGGGCAGGGCGCGGGCTTTCGGCTTCCTTCCCACCTGCTGGCGCTGATTCGCACGCTGTTTCTGGTCGAGAACACGCTGCGCGCCCTGGATCCGGATCTGGACCTGATGGGGTCGCTGTCGGCGCAGGCATCCGACATCGCCGACATCGCCGATGCCAGTCGCCCCGGCGGCAACAGGCCGCTTGCCATGCGGCTGGCCCGCACCGCCCGCCAGCTGCCACAGATCGCCACCGACCTGTTGCGACAGGCACAGCTGAGCGACGGACGGCCCGCGCTCTCGGTGCACCACCACGGTCTGGCGCCCACGCACGAGGCGCTCGCGCGCACCGGCAACCGGCTGGCATTGGCCCTGGTCACCCTGGGCTTGTACGTCAGCGGCGCCCTGCTGAGCCTGCATTCCGACGGCCCGCAAGTGTTCGGTCACCTGCCTGTCATGGCGGTGCTGGCCTTCACTGCAGCGGGCCTGCTATCCCTGCGGCTGGTAATGGCCATCGCCAGATCGGGGCACCTGTGA
- a CDS encoding ribose-phosphate diphosphokinase produces MTRVLMPFPADAALASTMNQAMQARIAPVAWRHFPDGESLVTLEDSLAGADVAILASLRHADALALPLRFAARTAREFGARSVGLIAPYLGYMRQDKRFHGGEAVSTPLFAQFLEETFDWLVTVDPHLHRVERLQSLYRIPTAHVSATPAVARWIAETVPDAVLIGPDSESEQWVADIAARSGMPYQVLAKERHGDYDVRVSLPDPAAVAGRTQVLIDDIVSSGHTILETLAHLRQLSLPPPLLVAIHPVFAGDAYARLQEAGLARIVSTDTISHPSNAIALGADLAAAASTLMAASTNSPEDP; encoded by the coding sequence ATGACCCGTGTGCTGATGCCTTTCCCGGCCGATGCAGCATTGGCCAGCACCATGAACCAGGCTATGCAGGCGCGCATTGCACCTGTGGCTTGGCGGCACTTTCCCGATGGCGAGTCGCTGGTGACCCTGGAGGACTCGCTGGCTGGCGCGGATGTGGCCATCCTGGCCAGCCTGCGCCACGCCGATGCTTTGGCCCTCCCGTTGCGTTTCGCCGCCCGAACGGCGCGCGAGTTCGGGGCGCGCTCGGTCGGCCTGATCGCGCCCTACCTCGGGTACATGCGCCAGGACAAGCGTTTCCATGGTGGTGAAGCGGTCAGCACGCCGCTGTTTGCCCAGTTCCTGGAGGAGACGTTCGACTGGCTTGTGACCGTCGACCCGCACCTGCACCGCGTCGAGCGCCTGCAGTCGCTCTACCGGATTCCGACGGCCCACGTGTCGGCGACGCCGGCCGTGGCCCGCTGGATCGCGGAAACCGTCCCCGATGCGGTGCTGATCGGACCCGACAGCGAGAGCGAGCAATGGGTCGCCGACATCGCCGCCCGCTCCGGCATGCCCTACCAGGTCCTCGCCAAGGAACGCCACGGCGACTACGACGTGCGCGTGAGCCTGCCTGACCCGGCGGCCGTGGCCGGCCGGACCCAGGTGCTGATCGACGACATCGTGTCGTCCGGCCATACGATCCTGGAGACCCTCGCGCACCTGCGCCAGCTGTCGCTGCCGCCACCGCTGCTGGTCGCCATCCATCCGGTGTTTGCCGGCGATGCCTATGCCCGCCTGCAGGAGGCGGGCCTGGCTCGTATCGTCAGCACCGACACCATTTCCCACCCGTCGAACGCAATTGCGCTCGGCGCGGACCTTGCCGCTGCGGCCTCGACACTGATGGCTGCTTCGACCAATTCCCCGGAGGACCCATGA
- a CDS encoding thymidine phosphorylase family protein: MSELAAAHTLLRVTRAGIDTYQQPVVYMHRDCEVCRSEGFAAMTRVRLDVGSRTLVATLNVVVDDRLGLDEVALSETAWTLLDPMPDVLARVRHTEPAASAGALRAKVFGARLDDAQYLALVQDVMESRLSDLELAAFVTASAGDRLDNVETTALTRAMIAVGQRLDWGDGPVLDKHCVGGLPGNRTTPIVVAIVAALGYRIPKTSSRAITSPAGTADTMEVMAPVALDLAAMRRVVEREGGCIVWGGNVRLSPADDILIRVQRPLDFDSDGQLVASVLSKKIAAGSTHVLIDMPVGPTAKVRSEAAADSLGSRLAHTASALGLQLAIHRSDGTQPVGRGIGPALEAHDVLKVLRNATDAPADLRERALALSAALLDMAPGSSAGTGLERARSVLDSGRALAKFLAICEAQGGFREPARAPFTADVPASASGRITEIDNRRLAKLAKLAGAPTSPTAGLETSLRVGDAVERGQPLLTLHAESPGELAYALEHAATLQPFVLGEVP, from the coding sequence ATGAGCGAGCTGGCCGCTGCTCACACCCTGCTGCGCGTCACCCGTGCCGGCATCGACACCTACCAGCAGCCGGTGGTGTACATGCACCGCGACTGTGAAGTCTGCCGCTCGGAAGGCTTTGCCGCGATGACTCGCGTGAGGCTAGACGTGGGTTCGCGCACGCTGGTGGCGACGCTGAACGTGGTCGTGGACGATCGGCTCGGCCTGGACGAGGTGGCGCTCTCGGAGACCGCGTGGACGCTGCTCGATCCCATGCCCGATGTCCTTGCCCGGGTCCGGCACACGGAACCCGCGGCGTCGGCAGGCGCGCTCCGCGCCAAGGTGTTCGGGGCACGGCTGGACGACGCGCAGTACCTCGCCCTGGTGCAGGACGTGATGGAAAGCAGGCTGTCGGACCTGGAGCTTGCCGCCTTCGTCACGGCCAGCGCGGGCGACCGCCTCGACAACGTCGAGACGACCGCGCTGACGCGGGCCATGATCGCGGTTGGCCAGCGCCTGGACTGGGGCGATGGGCCGGTGCTGGACAAGCACTGCGTCGGCGGCCTGCCGGGCAATCGCACCACCCCGATCGTGGTGGCCATCGTGGCCGCGCTGGGCTACCGCATCCCGAAGACGTCCTCGCGCGCCATCACATCGCCCGCGGGCACCGCCGACACCATGGAAGTGATGGCGCCGGTGGCGCTCGACCTGGCGGCGATGCGGCGGGTGGTGGAGCGCGAGGGCGGCTGCATCGTCTGGGGCGGCAACGTGCGCCTGAGCCCGGCCGACGACATCCTGATCCGGGTCCAGCGCCCGCTGGACTTCGATAGCGACGGACAACTGGTAGCCAGCGTGCTGTCGAAGAAGATCGCGGCGGGCTCCACCCACGTGCTGATCGACATGCCGGTGGGTCCGACCGCCAAGGTGCGCAGTGAGGCTGCGGCGGACAGCCTCGGCTCGCGGCTTGCACACACCGCCAGCGCGCTTGGATTGCAGCTGGCCATCCATCGCTCCGACGGCACCCAGCCGGTGGGTCGGGGCATCGGCCCGGCGCTCGAGGCGCACGATGTGCTCAAGGTGCTGCGCAACGCCACCGACGCACCGGCCGACCTGCGCGAACGCGCGCTTGCGCTGTCGGCGGCGCTGCTGGACATGGCACCGGGCAGCAGCGCCGGCACCGGACTGGAGCGCGCGCGCAGCGTGCTGGATTCCGGGAGGGCGCTGGCCAAGTTCCTGGCGATCTGCGAAGCCCAGGGAGGCTTCCGCGAACCGGCGCGGGCGCCATTCACCGCCGACGTTCCGGCATCCGCGTCGGGCCGCATCACGGAAATCGACAACCGCAGGCTGGCCAAGCTGGCCAAGTTGGCCGGCGCACCCACATCCCCCACCGCCGGCTTGGAAACGAGTCTGCGCGTCGGCGATGCGGTCGAGCGCGGACAGCCTCTGCTGACCCTGCATGCGGAGTCTCCGGGCGAGCTGGCCTATGCGCTGGAGCACGCCGCCACCTTGCAACCCTTCGTCCTTGGAGAGGTTCCATGA
- a CDS encoding MBL fold metallo-hydrolase RNA specificity domain-containing protein, protein MTASSNPTLHFLGAAGTVTGSRYLVEANGQRVLVDCGLFQGYKQLRERNWAPFPVDAASIDAVILTHAHLDHSGYLPALVKQGFRGRIHCTHGSVALCGLLLPDSGHLLEEEAKYAARKGYSKHKEPRPLYTEDDARRSLKQLQGHDHERDIEVAPGFTVRFHPAGHILGAAHVSLDVQGQRLHFSGDLGRQQESLMNPPTPLPACDVLVCESTYGNREHVPIDQEAELAPIIRRVAARGGVIVIPAFAVGRAQALMLHIARLRERKEIPRVPVYLNSPMAINATRHYHAHHSEHHVSEEDCQRMFDVATFVNTVEESKALNRQRGPMIIISASGMATGGRVLHHIEAFGPDDRNAILLAGYQAGGTRGAALAAGKRTLRMFGREVPIRAEVVQLEGFSGHADAGELLDWMRTAPSAPRVVYLTHGEPDAADTLRGRVQRELGWRARVPEHLERVGLEDAR, encoded by the coding sequence ATGACAGCGTCTTCCAACCCCACCCTGCATTTCCTCGGCGCCGCGGGCACAGTCACCGGCTCGCGCTACCTGGTCGAGGCCAACGGCCAGCGCGTGCTGGTCGACTGCGGCCTGTTCCAGGGCTACAAACAGCTGCGCGAGCGCAACTGGGCACCGTTTCCCGTCGACGCGGCATCAATCGATGCGGTGATCCTGACCCACGCCCACTTGGACCATTCGGGCTACCTGCCCGCACTCGTCAAGCAGGGGTTCCGCGGCCGGATCCACTGCACCCACGGCAGCGTGGCGCTGTGCGGACTGCTGCTTCCCGACAGCGGGCACCTGCTGGAAGAAGAGGCGAAGTACGCCGCGCGCAAGGGCTACTCGAAGCACAAGGAGCCGCGACCGCTCTATACGGAAGATGACGCCCGTCGCAGCCTGAAGCAGCTGCAGGGACATGACCATGAACGCGACATCGAGGTCGCGCCCGGCTTCACGGTGCGCTTCCACCCCGCAGGTCACATCCTGGGCGCCGCCCACGTCAGCCTGGATGTCCAGGGCCAGCGCCTGCACTTCAGCGGCGACTTGGGACGGCAGCAGGAATCGCTGATGAATCCGCCGACGCCCCTGCCCGCCTGCGACGTACTGGTCTGCGAGTCCACTTACGGCAATCGCGAACACGTCCCGATCGACCAGGAAGCGGAATTGGCCCCGATCATCCGCCGTGTTGCCGCGCGCGGGGGCGTTATCGTCATCCCCGCCTTTGCTGTCGGACGCGCCCAGGCGCTCATGCTGCATATCGCCCGGCTGCGTGAGCGCAAGGAGATCCCTCGCGTGCCGGTGTACCTCAACAGCCCGATGGCGATCAACGCGACCCGGCACTACCACGCCCACCATTCCGAGCACCACGTGTCCGAAGAGGACTGCCAGCGGATGTTCGACGTGGCCACCTTCGTCAACACGGTGGAAGAGTCGAAGGCGCTCAACCGCCAGCGCGGACCGATGATCATCATCTCCGCCAGCGGGATGGCGACCGGGGGGCGCGTGTTGCACCACATCGAGGCGTTCGGTCCGGATGACCGAAACGCGATCCTGCTCGCGGGCTACCAGGCCGGCGGAACACGCGGTGCCGCGCTGGCGGCAGGAAAGCGAACCTTGCGCATGTTTGGCCGCGAGGTCCCCATTCGCGCCGAGGTAGTGCAGCTGGAAGGCTTTTCTGGCCACGCCGACGCCGGGGAACTGCTGGACTGGATGCGCACCGCGCCGTCCGCGCCGCGCGTCGTCTACCTCACCCACGGCGAGCCCGATGCAGCCGACACGTTGCGCGGGCGCGTGCAGCGCGAGCTGGGCTGGCGCGCACGCGTTCCGGAGCACCTGGAGCGCGTTGGGCTGGAGGATGCGCGATGA